The DNA window CCAGGTCAACAGCTGATTGGGCAGATGTTTCCAGTGGCGGCAGATTTGTACATAAAAGACAGCTCAGCTGTAATTGTGTGccagttcctgaggagaatcatcTGAGGAAGAAAGGCAGCGCTATGGAAGACCTATTGAAGCAGCTTATAGAAAGAGCGGAGTCTGCAGGGGGAGAAGATTGGTTGAGACAATGCCTGTCACAACCTTTAACCAGCATAGCGGAGGACAATAGTGCCGATACACTTACCTTGTCGGCGCCGAGCGAGAGAGTGGACCTGCCGGCACGTCCTTCCGGCGATGTGTCATTGCCGGCGAAGAGAAGCCGCCGAAGCCGCTCAGCATATACCCCGCCTCCTGCTGTCAGTAGGAGGCGGAGCGCGGGAAGTGCCGGCGGCCAGCGTAATAGCCGAGAGCGGTCGGAGCCGGGCCGGCGCAGCGTACAGGGGAAGAGTCCGGAGGCCAGCAGCggtgggcagcagaggagccaGGGCAGTAGTAGGAGCGGGTCACGTGAGCCGGCAGGATGGTGCCCAATCCGGGACGGAAGACTTCTGAGGAGCAGTGAGGGAAGCGGTGAGGGAGCGTTGCGGGGCACACACCGGCAGCAATTGAGCCCATGCCCCTCCGTGGGTCCTTATCAGGGAACACGGCTGTCGGTGCATGGGCGGAGCTATGACCAAAGGGCTCAGCAGTTTGCTGTCCCTTCTCAGCTGCCGGAAGATGTAGCACCTGCCCCCCTGATGCCTCTCCCTTCAGCATCTGAAGATCCAGGCCTGCTCGGTGAGGATGGGTTAGAAGGATCCGGCCTACCTACATCCCAGCTTTCCTCTGGTCGTGTCCAGGAGGCGTCCGGAGCTGGTGAGAGTCTCAATGTCCAGTCTGTTTTTATTAAGGAATTAATGAAATTTATTAATGATTTTAATGGTGCTCCTAAAGCGCCATCTGCTGCTGGGGCATGGTTAAAACCTCCCAGTACAATCACTACTTCTAATGTTAATGTTAACCCTTCATTGTATAGTATTGAATCTAGTATTCAACCTGTTGTTGAAAAAAGGTTTGGGAGTCCCACAAACTTGTGTGAAGGAAGCAATGACGTGCGAGTTATCTCCGCTTGGCTTTCACTTATCAATGACAGTGAAGGAGCGGATTTGGAAATTGGAGTTCGTTGACGTATTGTCTTTGCTTCCTTCAGCCAAGGAAATGTTGGTTCGTAGTGATAAGAAAGAAGATAAAAATGATGATGACAAGAAAAGATCGGTACCGCGATCCTTTCACAATTGGCTCCAGGCATTTTGTGTGTATGCTGCGGTTTTGGGTGAAAGGCACCCGCATTTATGCTCGGGCCTTTTTCAGCACATAGACATTATATTAGAGGCCTATAAAAATTTCGGAGGCATGGCGTGGTTCACCTACGATGAACTTTTTCGCCAAAAAATTGCAGTATACCCCTCCCTTAAGTGGGGGGTGAAGGATGTAGGCCTATGGCTTAACCTAATGCTTCCGCAGCGTAATACTGCCAATAGACAGTCATCATCTAACCAGGGAGCTATGAAAAAAGGTGTCTGTTTTGCCTATAATGAAGCTACCTGCAAGTGGTTTCAGAACTGTAGGTATAGACATGAGTGCTCCTTTTGTGGAGGGGCACATCCCATGGCAAGATGCTTTAAAAAGAATTCCCAGTCAGGGCAGCAGCAGCCCAGTACCAGAGAACAGGTGGCAAAGAGCACGGACGCCGGTGATTTGGGAAAACATGCGGCTTTGGTTAAATCATTATCCAAACAGAGCGATGGCTGATTTATTAATAAAGGATTTTCAATTTGGTTTTGATGTACCTACGTTCTCTGGTTCTGGTTGTTCCTGGACTGACAATCTAAAATCTGTTGAATTATATAAGGATGTAGTTGCTGAAAAAATTAATAAGGAGTTATCGTTAGGTAGAGTGGCTGGTCCATTTGACCACCCACCTTTCAAGAATTTTAGGTTATCTCCCTTAGGAATCGTCCCAAAAAAAGAGCCTGGGGAATTCAGGTTAATTCACCATCTTTCCTATCCAAAACATACCTCTTTGAATGATGAATTGGATAGGGAAGACTGTACAGTGAATTATGCATCCTTTGATGATGCTTTGATTATTTTGAGACAATGTGGTAGAGGAGCACTTTTAGCAAAGGCCGATATAAAGTCAGCTTTTCGGCTATTACCGGTAAATCCTACAGGGTTTAACTCTTTAGGTTTCCAATTTAACCATAAATTTTACTTTGACATGTGTCTCCCTATGGGATTTAGCAAGTCCTGTAAGTATTTTGAGGCTTTCTCTAGTTTTTTGCAGTGGGTGGTGGAACTTGACTCCGGTGATGGAAAAGTTTTACATTACCTTGACGATTTTTTGTTTGTTAGCCCTGCTTTGTCTTCTGATTGTCAGTCTTTTCTAGTTCGGTTTTTAGAGATTTGTAAATATTTTGGCATCCCTATAGCTTCAGAAAAAACTGTTTACCCCTGTTCCTCTTTAGAGTTCTTAGGTATTATAATAGATTCGGATAGGATGGAATTCCGGTTGCCTTGTAAGAAAATTGAGAAAATGAGGTTATTACTGATCAATATGTTAGCTAAGGCTAAAGTAACGTTGAAAGAAATGCAATCCTTACTGGGATTGTTGAATTTTGCTAGCAGGGTTATCCCAATGGGAAGGGTTTTTTCTAAGCGTCTATATACGGCCACTAGTGGCCTCACTTCCCCTCAGTCTCACATTCGGCTATGTAGGAGTCTAAAAGAAGATCTTTCTTTATGGTTGGAATTCTTAAGCAAATTTAATGGCGCCAGTTGTTGGCAGGATGATTTTATAAATACTGAAGCCCTTAAATTGTTCACTGACGCAGCAGGCGGTGCTGGATATGGAGCCTTTTTTCAAGGGCAATGGTCAGCTGATAGTTGGCCTGCCTCTTGGGTACACAATGGTGTAACAAAGAACATCGTGTTATTGGAGCTATTCCCGGTTGTGGTTGCCGTGGCTATTTGGGGCAAGTTTTTTCAGAATAAGCGTATCCTGTTGCATTCAGATAATCAGGGAGTGGTTTTTGCAGTTAATACTCTTTCATCCAAATCGGAGATGGTTGTAAAATTGCTGCGTCATTTAGTTTTATGTTGCTTGCGCATGAATATTTGGATCAAGGCAAGATATGTAGCGGGTTCAACTAATGCGATAGCAGATTCTCTATCTCGTTTTCAGCTGGACAGATTCTTTTCTCTGGTTCCGGATGCAGCAGCAACAGGGATTCAATGTCCACCCCATTTGTGGGACCTCATATGGGATTGATAGCTGACACTTTGAGAGCATCATTGGCAAATAAAACATGGGTTAGCTACGCAACCGCATGGAAAGACTGGCTGGAATTTTGTAACTCTGTCACAGCTGATGGTTTTTGTGCAGATGTGGGTCTCGTTCTATTTTATGTATGCGAGCTCATGCTGAAGGGTTTGTCACATTCCTCTATATTAAAATGCTTAGCAGGTATTTCCTTTTTTCTGAAGTTATCTGGGCAACCGTCTATTTCTTCTCAATTTTTAGTGAAGCAATTATTAAAAGGCTATCGTAGGTCATCTGCTGTCTTACCTCGTAGAATGCCTATTTCTATTGATCTGTTGGAAAAGTTGTGGCTAACACTGGAAGTCGTCTGTTTTAATAACTTTGAAGTTTCTTTATTTAGAACCGCATTTACCATTGCCTTTTTTGCAGCCCTGCGTATTTCGGAGTTAGTAGCGAAAAGCAGTTTCTCTGATACAGGTTTGAAATTTACTGATGTACAGTTTTCTGATGACATGTTGATTATTTACATTCGTCATTCTAAGACAGATCAGTTAGCAAAAGGTTGTTTTATACATTTGTTTCCTTTAGGAGATAGCAATATATGTCCGGTTCTCAATGTGTCAAAATGGTTACAAATTAGACCGACAGGTGGAATTAACTTTTTATTACACAGTAACCTGAAACCGCTTACTAAATTTAAATTTAATTCTGTTTTGAAACAATGTTTAAGTCATCTTCAGTTGCAgagtttaaagatttcctctcatTCCTTTCGTATTGGTGCAGCTACTGAAGCAGCACGGCTCGGGTTGGATGACGCTGTTATCAAGAGGATTGGGAGATGGGAATCCAGGCGATTTAAACTTTATATACGTCCTGATTTATTACCTTcttaatatatttttgttttctttataggTGGTCAATGTGTTATATGGGTAATTGGCCATTCCTTTGTGTACTGGGCCCAGAAGAGGTCGCAGATAAGAGTTTACGGTGAAAATTTATCTTTTGATTTGAATTCTGTTAATATATATTGGAAGGGCATTAGAGGAATGTTATGGAAGTCTCTCATTGATGAAATTAAACAATTAATGTTTGTTTGGCCTACTCCACGGGTGATCATTATTCACCTGGGTGGGAATGATTTGGGTAAAGTGAAAACACTCGACCTCATTGCTGAGGCAAAAAAGGATCTAGCTTTTTTGAAATGTCTTTTTCCAGACGCTATTCTAGTATTTTCCGAAGTAGTCCCTCGATTAGTCTGGAATAATGGTAAGGTCATGTTCCTCAACAAAATCAGGAAGAGGTTCAACAAAGAAATGGCAAAATTTTTGCCATGTCTCGGGGGATTTACATACCGGCACATTGATTTAGAGGGTTTTATTGCAGGATTGTTTAGAAAGGATGGTGTACATTTTTCCGAAGTTGGGAATGATATTTTTAATTTCAGAATATTGTAGAGAGGGccgttggtgttttttttttttttttttttttttttttttgggggggggccttgCCTATTTAGTCAAGGCCGATGGGGTGTTAGTCGCCCAGCTACTGCTGGGTGGACTTGATGGTCAAGTCAAATTATTGTTGTTATGGTTGTGTATTTATTTGATTATTTATTCATCTGTTTATTTATCTATCAATTAATTTTATtggttcattaaaatattttaataatttatgtaaccccttaataaaacatCACGGTCAAGTTTTTATACCACTAAAAAGTTGTTGTGTCTTTATTTAATttatatttgatttattattGATGTTTATTTTATGGGATTATTGATAATATTtcctgtgggtcatgtgacaccatgaAAATGCCCCCAAAAGTGACATAACGGTGGGGGCGCATGGTGTCACTGTCCCCAGGAAGCAATTTTGGTTAAATAATATTAATTGGTGGTAATATGTGCTGTTTTTGATAAATTTATAATTTGGTTTGTTCTAATTATGTCCTCCCCTATTTTCTGAGGTAAATTCTATGAATGGTGCTTACCATGGGGTTAAGCAAGGTCAGCTGTGCCCAGCACGAGCAGGTTCTAGAAGTTTCCAGTTATTCTGCCCAGTAACGGGTCACCAGTTGATTGGATTACAGATGTTCTGCCTAGCAACCAGGTCAACAGCTGATTGGGCAGATGTTTCCAGTGGCGGCAGATTTGTACATAAAAGACAGCTCAGCTGTAATTGTGTGccagttcctgaggagaatcatcTGAGGAAGAAAGGCAGCGCCCACCCGCCCACCCTATTGGTTCAGGTCATTAGAATTGTCGTGACGTTTTATTAGAGGGGGTGTTAGTCGCCCAGCTACTGCTGGGTGGACTTGATGGTCAAGTCAAATTATTGTTGTTATGGTTGTGTATTTATTTGATTATTTATTCATCTGTTTATTTATCTATCAATTAATTTTATtggttcattaaaatattttaataatttatgtaaccccttaataaaacatCACGGTCAAGTTTTTATACCACTAAAAAGTTGTTGTGTCTTTATTTAATttatatttgatttattattGATGTTTATTTTATGGGATTATTGATAATATTtcctgtgggtcatgtgacaccatgttttatgttttttaagCTGACAGGGTCTCCGTCCTTCGGTCCCTATGTGGACCCGAACGATAGAGactcgaatgctagtgtgaacctacgtTAGTAAATAGCTACTGATACCTGCAAGAGTAACCCAGCAAGTAGTAGCCTAAAGTCAATatgggggccaaaaaagggggAGTATCTTTTGGGGGGAAGGTCTGCATAAATCCAATCCAATTTCTATTTCCCAGGGTGCATGGGGGCTATAACAGTTTTTTAGTAATATTTTGTACAGCCCCTACCTGCATACAGTACCTGTTTCTGTATCTCCTTCCAGGTTTCTTGTATTTCTAAGGTACCACATGTACTATGAATACCCAATGGAGACTTATGTTGAATATCCGATCCTAATAGCACAAGGTAAGAAAAAATCTTAACAAATCAGCAAATCTGTCTAGTATGAGGTGAACTCTGCATCCATAGTATATACACTAAATGGTCACTGCATTAGAGACCGCCATCTTGTTGCGTGTTTAGCCTTcatacagcaattttcatgtacCACATCAATGTATTGTGGCATGTATTGGTATAAGCACGTCATGAGCATCCAGGGCATGCCAAGATAACTTTCCACCAAACACCATTTCCCCACCAGACTGGTTATACCTGACAGGCAGAATTCTTTGATTCATGATATTTTGCCAAGTTCTGCAGTGGATTAATCTGGCTGTATTTTTCCAACGCTCAGTGATAACATTattgccttttttttcttttacactgaTCATCTGATGGTTTCTTCTATCCGTGCTCAGGAACATTGCGTTGTGCATTGTGAGAGAATGAAGGGTTtggtgtgggaggacaggtatgccagccaggcagctaaacgGTGTATGATAAGAcacacaccagggaggtcagctctgtatttaaggcctgatatagtctgagTATGAGGACTAGGAGCTGTGGCGCCACACAGTCAGGGGAAAGTTTtcctatgtttagttagttctcagccgagaaggctttgttttgtttatttgtgcctttgcaaaggcagttaatgcaccacaagtgaataaagcccaaacttgtgtgcaacccagtctctgtgtccctgtttcctgcactactACCgaacatctacctgagcgattccccatagCATTTAGACACATTAGGTGGACACCAGGGGTGTATTTGGGTCCAGTGTCCTTAACTGTGTATAAAGATGGGCGAACTTCAGAAGATTAATTTCAACCTGTGTTTGTATGAAGTGAATCCCCAGAATGATCCAAAGTCCTTCAGATAGAACTGGAAGGCAAACTATTAAACTCTGAGTATAcaagggaaggtgtaaaaaaaccaaacaaaaaaaaaccattcatactcgccttctgttacctcttttgagcctcctcgtagtgtctggtgctcttctgtgacgtcatgaTGCTCAGCGTGCCTATgtcactgctgaggaccaatcacaggcctcaacagtgaccccgggcccatgacatcacagaagagcatcGGACACTGCTGTTGCTGATTGTCGCCGTATGACCAGGCCTAGTTACACGCTGATCAGATCAGTTTTCCCTTTCTAATGTGGATTCACAATAAAACTCATCTACAGATTTAGTGTAACTGGTGTGAATCTTACTTGCTAGTCCCTGCGTGGCGTACATTGTAATTGTGGTGCTTGGGATTCCCAAAtaggcaccagaattattaagaggttggaGCGTCTTGATAATCTATGTATGTCTTGCACCAGCGGAGAATGGATTAAGACTGGTGGAGAACATGCTAGTCTTGATAAACTCCCCCACTGTGATAAGTGACGTAATTCCATAGGATGTTCTGTATTTCAGATGCCGTGCTTCTACTCTTTATCCTCTACTACAGTGGCAGTATACGGAGTGCATTGTCTTATTCTGGGATGTATCCTTTCTAATGATATGGCCAACGATATTAACTAGCGATAAGACTTGGTTCTGCTGTGGACATGGTGGTAGATATGGATTGACCCCATTATCAATCAGTGGGACTAAAATGCATCTTAAGGTTAAAGACCCATGTAatgggccacaccaaaaaagcactgcaggaaaaaccgtggcagaaacgcattgtggtttttcccacagcactgttCACGCACggtttgcagaggtttctgctGCGGACTTTCCGCTTCAATCATACCAATAGGAAAAACCGTTGGCATTTCTTTAGGTATAATCCATAGGGGGTAAGTTGCAGATTAGTTGGAGTCCGATCACTCCGATCCATACTGATCAAGAGAACTGAACGGAGATGTGGTCAGGCACAACGCTCACCGCTCCATTCAGTTCTCCTGATCAGCGGGGATCTGACCAATCGGACTCCAACCAATCTGGAATTTGCAGCCTATTTCTGTTTCTGCTATGTGAATATGATATAAAATAACCAATTCACTTGCATTAGTTGTGTAATTAAAGGAAATGGACACATGCAGCAGATCTTGTTGTAGCAgttcagatgaatggaactgattttcaTTTGCAGAAATTGCACCAGGAGTGAGGTGTAGAATCCGCACCTAAATCCTGACTGAATCCTGATCATGTTCAGTAGCCATGTGTTCCATCAGACTGTTGTGTATCTTAACCGCACATTAGGGCTTTCGGACTCTGGAACATACTGGTCCTCAAGAAATGGATCATAGACATAGCATTGGTGAGTACAAGGTACATATCTGTAAAGTGTACCACCAGTTgtaaataacttttcataaatgtatactacaggtgaatataagaaactttgtaatatatcttattaaagaaatctgttttcttATCCACGTCTCAGGCAATTACtatctccatattagtctatgaagagtggAGGTGATTAGAAAAGACTCTTAAATTGCACctgttacactctgctattccttgcttattttttaacactgctaggttgtagataagaggctgtgaGGAATTAACCAGAGGGCAGGAGGATTTCCCCactatatagaggtgtatgtgtgAGATGGATATAATGTGAACAAGCTGTCGGAATGAAGACAAGGAAGAGGAAACAGaaatccttaataagatatattacaaagtcttatattcacatgtgctATTAATTTCTGAAAAGTTGGTGGTTTGCTGTGAAGGAGTTTTCCAGCCtaaaattgaattttcatactaaagaccttaggataggttatagcTATGTGATCttttggggtccaacacctggacatctgttctagcagcctctgggTGCCAGATGGACAGTGGACAGGTCGGCACATGCAAGTGATCGGAGCGCCACAGCaaccccatccactgcatagcgCTGGGTCCGATAAACTGCAGCCGTTCCTATGACTTACAGCTGGAGGCTGATCTGTGCAGAATCCGGGGATCCGACCCagacaaatcacatactgataacctaggCCCAACATACTGAATCATAGCTAAAAACGCTTGCGATTCCACAGCTAAAGTTAACATGCTGCGTCTTTTCAAAAAGTAGTTTACCCCACCTATACCCGGGGTTACAGCGACTACTGTATCCTGGTAATGTACTGTCCTGTCTTGCAGAATTTATGTACTCTGATCAGCGCATCCAGCAAGTTTCTCCAGCTGCAGCATCTGTGGCGCACACAAGACTCCGGCCAAGCTAGTGCCCTGACATGGATCATGGCGACGTACACCTGTGCTAGTAAGGAAACCGACAGTACTATTACGGTATTTTGTAGCCTCCATCGACGTGTCCCTGTTTTCGATGTCAGCAGCTGTATACGGGGCTGTGACGGacactacaatataatatactgtatatgggcgaTCACAGCACACGAGCTGCCTATTAAAGTTTCCTACTTCTCAGACAACTCCTAAAGCCTTTACAAAACTGTAGTAGAAATATTCTAAATGGTTAAAGGAGTTGCCCATGGTTAGaagaacatggctgccttcttccagaaacagcgcctcaCTTGTCCACAGGTTGGGTGCGATATTGCAGTTTAGCTTCATTCACTGCAGtgtagctgagctgcagtacgacctatggacagatgtggtgccgtctctggaagaaagcagccatgtctccagtcctggacaacccctttaagtcttctatACTCATATCTTCTTATTCTTTATCTACAGCAAGGATCTTCACCACCGTCATGACCACCGGAGACATTGCAGGTATGTGACAAAGCAGAAGGATAGCACAAATGAATCAATGGGGGAGGTTTCTGCCTCCAAATCTGCCTGCCAAAATAAGTTTGCACTAAGTATTAGTAAATAGTCGCCTCTCCTGACGTGTGTGTTTTAGGAAGCGCTTGCGTTCCTCATGAAATGTCTATTCTTCTAATATTgcattgtgccgtccctctgttattcctcagaGAAATGTCTGAATAACTTGATATCTGAGAATTGTTCAAATGGGGGCAAATCCCTAAAAAGGAAGAACATCCAATAAGTGCTGACTAAGTCAGGATGGAGAATGGGAACTTGTCAATTTCTTCATTAATTTCCAGGAGTAATAACTGAGGCACAGTACAACACAGTTATTATGGATTCAGGACatgtcaggaatagagatgagcgagtagtattcgaaacggcagtttcgaatagcacacacccataggaatgaatggagccggccggcacgcagacagagccggcatcctgccgcttaaccccccgcgtgccagctgcgtccattcattcctatgggtgcgtgctattcgaaactgctgtttcaaaTACTACTCTAGTCAGGAGCGCTA is part of the Leptodactylus fuscus isolate aLepFus1 chromosome 3, aLepFus1.hap2, whole genome shotgun sequence genome and encodes:
- the SLC66A3 gene encoding solute carrier family 66 member 3; the protein is MELQTELLVFANWSTLVVCMVLKFPQILSVMAAKSAEGLSLGSLLLEVTGFLVFLRYHMYYEYPMETYVEYPILIAQDAVLLLFILYYSGSIRSALSYSGMAFGLWNILVLKKWIIDIALNLCTLISASSKFLQLQHLWRTQDSGQASALTWIMATYTCATRIFTTVMTTGDIAVLVRFIVMLILNCWVVFAILKYRKKPDVKKKDD